The sequence CTCGTCATCAACAACGCGGGATCACTTGGAGACATTTCCAAATCCTTTCTGGATTTCACCAGCCCAGCCGAAGTCAACAGCTACTTTGCCTTCAATGTCACCTCGGCGCTCTGCCTCACATCCTCCATCCTGAAGGCCTTCCCGGGGCGCCCTGGCTTGTGCAAGACTGTTGTGAACATCTCTTCGCTGTGTGCCCTGAAGCCCTTCAAGAGCTGGACGTTGTACTGCACTGGGAAGGCCTCGCGGGACATGATGTTCCAGGTGCTGGCACTTGAAAACCCGGAGGTGAGAGTGCTCAGCTATGCCCCAGGGCCTCTGGACACGGAAATGCAGCAGCTGGCCCGCACGAAGTCCGCAGACCCGGAAGTGCGCGAGCAGTTCCTCCGCATGAAGCAGAGCGGGCAGCTGCTGGACTGCAGCGTGTCCGCCCAGAAGCTAGTGACTCTGCTGCTGCAGGACACGTTCGCCTCTGGGGCACACATAGACTTCTATGAGCTGTAACCCGCCAGCTGCtgcttccccccgccccggcgTCTGCGTCTGCAACTGAGCCACGTATAAAATACCCTCGGCTTTCAGAGGGAAACCAGCTACCGGACTGTGACTCGCATTTCAAATATGCACCGGGCGGAGAGCGGACCGCCCAACAAGGGGGGCCTTGGCCGGTACCCGGGGGTTGCGGTAGCCCTGGGGTTGCCGAGCCAGCACTCCCCGGACAGGTCACGGGGGCAGCAGCATGGGGTTGGGAGGATGCGCAAACAGCGCGGTCACCCTGGCAACCGCCGCCCAGGGCGCCCCCCACTCCTAGCTGCCTGCCCGGCCCGGCAGCGCGACTCCCCCGCCTACGCGGCTCGGGccccaagctccccctcccccgccccatgttCAGCAGCGGGCGGTGAAGGTGGCTCGTCCCCGGAGAGGGGGGGTACGCCGGGCGAAGTGACCAGTCCCCGGCCAGGGTCTCGGACTTGGCGCGGGGCAGGGCCCTCCCTGGGCAGCCGTCGCAAGGCCGCAGCCGCCTGCAGCGCTCCTCAGGCCGGGCCTCCGCCGCGGTGaccgctgcccccccccagcccggcgcGTTACCTCGCCTTGGCAGAGCCGGGTCAGAGAGAGTAGTTGTGTAAACGGGCAAGTGAAATGTCACTGTTGTGTTATCAGTCATCAGGGTAAAGGAGGTGCAAGGACGTTTTGCGGCTGGGCTGGGAAATGTTCCCGACGGGTTGCAGGGCTGGTTAACCCGGCAGCATTCTTAGTAAGGGGGAAAGTTGACTGTCCATTCCTGTGGCATCAACGTTGTATGTTTGCAAGTGAATACCTGCTAAAAGATACACATATTGTATCAGCTACAAACTTGTGTTTCTTCTGGCTAAGTGTCACCCaatgcttagattgtaagttgTTCAGGGTAGGGACTATATGTTATGTTTGTACATCACCAAGCCCACAATGAAGCTAGAGCATGTAGATGGTTCTGCAATACAAATTGAATAAATCGGCTTATCATGGGGGGGTGCTTGGCCCTGCTGGCTTGATGCCTTATTCATGGGAAAGTTGGTATTACACCCAGAGACTATGATTTTAAGTTTTTACAAACTGGAATAGAATTTTGATATTATATTGTGCTTCTCATATTCATAGTATCTCACCTACTTTACAAAGCAATGAATGGGATGCATATATGCAAGAACTGTGTACATAAACAAGAATCAGATGCTCATGGTGCCTTGAGTATTAGaacttttgtttgttgttttaggGAGGAAACTGGAATTCGTCTTTTCAAATAGTGCAATGGGTGCTTTGATTTCATGTCCCGTCAAAGTGTGGCCCTACTAAGAGTtcagcctcccttcccctctACCTTTTTTAGACAGCACTGGGCTGCAGCTCAAATCCTACTGTGTAATTTGAACTCTCCAACCTGTGTCCCATCAAGCCCTCCTTTCAAGATCCAGCTTTTTTGCTATGGTCCCCCCCTAATTATGAAATCATCCCCTCGAAAGTAGGTGAGTGTATTGGAACAGACTTGTGGCTCACACACTTACCTGCTTCCTTCCATCTCAAAACtgtaagcacattttaaaagatcTCAGAAGTGCAACTGCTTAATGAATAGCTCAAGatctactttattttaaaacacaagtgCAAACAATTCACAAATATAGACAGTGTTTCAAATTATAAGCCTGTTTAAAAAGGCTCTGCTCTTTTGCATAAAAAGACAGGATACCTGGAAATACAGAAATTTTTTGCATCAAAGTTTCATCCAGGTGGCTAGATGATTTCAAGTTATTTATTACAGCTAAAAGTCTATAGCAAGATCTGTAACAGGGAAGGTGGTAGAGGGAAAGAGGAGAATAAAAACCTCGTAAAGATAATTCAATAATGAGATTAATTTTTTAGGCAGTCGGGGTGCCCTAAAAGAATCCAAATTTCTATGATCTTTATAATTTGGCTGCAAAGTGGGATCCCAGTTTCACAGATAAGACTAAGTTCCAGATATCTGCATGACTTTAAACACATTACTGTACATGTTAAAACCTGACCTAGGCGTCAAAATGACCGTGACTATCTCACTGATCAATGAGCTTATACAAAAATTCTAAATTTACTTTAAAAGGATTGAAGGGGCGCCTTAGACAAACAGAAACCTTCAGACATATCAGCAAGGACATGCCAATAACAAACCACACATAACTActccctctcctcctcacccTTCACTGTAACAaaacatgggaggtggaagccAAACATTCTCACCAAGAAAACAAACATCTTCAATTTTTTATTGAGCCTGTTACAGGATTCACAATGGTACAAAGTGCTACCTAACAGCTGTTTCAAGGCAGCATTTCTTGATATGAATCCAATGTACCCAGGGGGACCTAGACCCTGGGACAAGCTTTCTTAAACCCTTCCTGCTGAGAACACCATTTTGCCTCCCATTCGATTCAGTGTTGGAGAAGACAGTGGTGTTACATGTTATGAAGCTTCAGCCATAGGATTCTGGTGGCAGTCAGTACATTCTCtatagagaagagagagagacacttagaGAAGGCCTGTGCTAAGGAGCGTCATCCCTCCACACATCTAAGATCATGCAGTTGACTCAAGACAGACCATCTTTTTGTCCTGTTAAACCACATATATTCTCCATAGAAATGAAGCAGTTTGATGCAAAGGAGGAAGTTGGAAACCAACCAAACATATATTACATCTGCCCTCCAGGTAGCTTTTTCAGGCCCAGTGATGTTCACACATGTGGAATGAGATAAAATAATGAGAGAGTCTCAAAAAAGTGTTGAAATCCTTGTGCATTGTTTAAGATAGAATTTTTTAGAAGGTTGGTGTCCCAAAATGCATCTCTTTTGGGTTAGCTCAGGACTCCAGTGTACAactaacattaaaaaacaaagatcACATTTCTGTTTGGGGAATATAGTTCCAATTTGATAGCCAGTAGTTAAaattttccagagtttgcagacCCTTCAATATCCAAATTCAAACATCTTAAAAATGCCATTCTTGTAAGAGAAATATGAGATTCCAGAAGCCATGTAATGCCTCTATTTTGTTCTTGAAAGATATTGGGTCTGACTTGATTGTCTTCAGCGAAAGGGAAGCAGCTAAAGGCTGGAGGGAATTTTCACATTCATCCTTCCAAAAAAAAATACTGACAAGTTCTAAGCACTGTTCGCAGAGTGACACTGCTTGAGTCTTGGTCAAGTACAAGTATTTCCAGCAGAGAAAATGCCTTTCCAGTGCTGGGATACTGGCTTTTCCCCATGTGCGGAGTCAGCAGGTGGAGGTGCGTTTCCTGTACTGCTGAATAAGGGGGACTAGGCACTCTGGAAGTCCAGTCTGGAGCAAGAAGGGGTGATCCAGAAGCTCTTGAGCTGTTGCTCTTTC is a genomic window of Malaclemys terrapin pileata isolate rMalTer1 chromosome 4, rMalTer1.hap1, whole genome shotgun sequence containing:
- the SPR gene encoding sepiapterin reductase codes for the protein MLPKTGPLAYSSSPALSLAAGQSEQMAAGERARERQLSLGKAACILTGASRGFGRSLALLLAPRLETGSVLIPVARSQGGLAELEAELRSSFPSLKVHSVQADLSTEDGLQLVLRAVQDKLPGAADLERLLVINNAGSLGDISKSFLDFTSPAEVNSYFAFNVTSALCLTSSILKAFPGRPGLCKTVVNISSLCALKPFKSWTLYCTGKASRDMMFQVLALENPEVRVLSYAPGPLDTEMQQLARTKSADPEVREQFLRMKQSGQLLDCSVSAQKLVTLLLQDTFASGAHIDFYEL